The proteins below are encoded in one region of Labeo rohita strain BAU-BD-2019 chromosome 15, IGBB_LRoh.1.0, whole genome shotgun sequence:
- the rxfp2b gene encoding relaxin receptor 2b isoform X2 gives MYDWHDATMRSVQSAAVTVFTSDLHLVWILFTISITTIKGLESRPSEDCPLGHFPCGNMSICLPQVLHCNGQNDCANGADEDNCGDNSGWADLFDRTFKRVYPQDLATDCQVEQYPDRCQCINTEIHCVDVSLRSIPQVSSNVTSLSLKSNKIHVLPNEAFIKYIKLQRLFLQDNCISTVSIQAFSGLYKLQKLSLSQNCISLLSPGVFSDLHKLKWLILDDNPITAITANTFTGLSSLFFLSMVNTSLEQLPPTRLCIHMPFLSWLDFEGNQIQTLGLSTLLGCEHLTVLSLRANLIKSLPENTFQSLRMMGDLDLSSNLIKELPISIFKDLPSLQILNLSQNPLDHIHPGQFNHLIQLQSLGLEGVEIPNIQTNMFRPMDNLSYIYFKKFQYCSYAPHVRKCKPNSDGLSSFEDLLANVVLRVSVWVMAFITCFGNLFVIGMRTVLRAENNLHALCIKVLCCADCLMGVYLFFVGVFDVKFRGEYNKNAKLWMDSMECRIIGFLAMLSSEVSVMLLTYLTMEKFLVIVFPFSHLRPSKCQTFIVLTSIWLLGISIAAVPLLNEEMFGNYYGHNGVCFPLHSERLEKPAAKGYSTGIFLGLNLVAFLIIVVSYSSMFYSIYKTGINATELRGQLHRDVAMAHRFFFIVFSDALCWIPIFLVKILSLLEVEIPGTITSWVVIFILPINSALNPILYTLTTSFFREQVELLWCHWQRQPRLKQDRKSLTSSVIYTDPSRSSFYHRSYNPQTSILDIDGRYR, from the exons ATGTACGACTGGCACGACGCCACAATGAGATCGGTTCAGTCTGCTGCTGTTACGGTTTTTACATCGGATTTACATTTGGTGTGGATATTGTTCACTATATCGATAACTACAATCAAAG GTCTGGAGAGCAGGCCATCGGAGGACTGTCCACTGGGTCACTTTCCATGTGGCAATATGAGCATCTGTCTGCCACAGGTTCTGCACTGTAATGGCCAAAACGACTGTGCCAACGGAGCTGACGAGGACAACTGTG GAGATAACAGTGGATGGGCAGACCTCTTCGACCGGACTTTTAAAAGGGTTTACCCACAAGATCTTGCTACAGACTGCC AAGTGGAGCAGTACCCTGATCGGTGCCAATGCATTAACACTGAGATCCACTGTGTGGATGTCAGCTTGAGATCCATTCCACAGGTGTCATCGAATGTAACCTCCCT TTCATTGAAGAGCAACAAGATTCACGTGTTACCCAACGAGGCTTTCATCAAATACATAAAGCTACAGAGGCT gttTCTCCAGGATAATTGCATCAGTACTGTTTCCATTCAAGCTTTTAGTGGACTATATAAGCTGCAAAAACT ATCTTTGAGCCAGAACTGCATTTCCCTGCTTTCTCCTGGAGTGTTCAGTGATCTTCATAAACTCAAGTGGCT GATTTTGGATGACAATCCCATAACAGCAATTACAGCCAACACATTTACTGGCCTAAGTTCCCTCTTCTTCTT GTCAATGGTGAACACCTCTCTAGAACAGCTTCCACCCACCAGACTCTGCATCCATATGCCCTTTCTCAGCTGGCT GGATTTCGAGGGGAATCAGATTCAAACTTTGGGCTTGTCGACTTTACTCGGTTGTGAACATCTGACTGTGCT GTCGTTGAGAGCCAATCTCATCAAGAGTCTGCCAGAGAACACCTTCCAGTCTCTGCGCATGATGGGAGACCT GGATCTGTCCAGCAACTTGATAAAGGAACTTCCAATCAGTATATTCAAGGATTTACCCTCATTGCAGATTCT GAATCTGTCCCAAAACCCTCTGGACCACATCCACCCAGGCCAATTTAACCACCTAATTCAGCTCCAGTCTCT TGGCCTGGAGGGAGTGGAGATCCCAAATATCCAGACAAACATGTTCCGCCCCATGGATAACCTCTCCTACAT ATATTTCAAGAAGTTCCAGTACTGCTCCTACGCCCCACATGTCCGAAAGTGTAAACCGAACTCAGACGGTCTCTCGTCTTTTGAAGATCTGCTTGCTAATGTGGTTCTTCGTGTGTCGGTGTGGGTCATGGCTTTTATAACCTGCTTTGGAAACCTCTTTGTCATCGGGATGCGGACGGTACTGCGGGCTGAGAACAACCTGCATGCTCTCTGCATCAAGGTTTTGTGCT GTGCAGATTGCCTGATGGGGGTCTATCTGTTTTTCGTGGGGGTTTTTGATGTGAAGTTCCGTGGCGAGTACAACAAGAATGCTAAACTGTGGATGGACAGCATGGAGTGTCGTATCATCGGCTTCCTGGCCATGTTGTCCTCTGAGGTTTCCGTCATGCTGCTCACTTATTTGACCATGGAGAAGTTCCTGGTCATTGTGTTTCCTTTCAGCCACTTGCGACCGAGCAAGTGCCAAACATTCATCGTTTTGACCTCTATATGGCTGCTGGGTATCTCTATAGCTGCAGTGCCTCTGCTTAATGAGGAGATGTTTGGGAATTATTACGGACACAATGGAGTGTGTTTCCCTCTTCACTCTGAACGACTGGAAAAGCCTGCTGCAAAGGGATATTCCACTGGAATTTTCCTTG GACTTAACTTGGTGGCCTTCCTCATCATTGTCGTCTCCTACTCCAGCATGTTTTACTCCATCTATAAGACAGGCATCAATGCCACAGAGCTGCGTGGACAGCTGCACAGGGATGTGGCAATGGCACATCGATTTTTCTTCATCGTGTTCTCTGACGCCCTCTGCTGGATTCCCATATTCCTGGTCAAAATCCTCTCCCTGCTAGAAGTTGAGATACCAG GAACAATCACATCTTGGGTGGTGATCTTCATCCTCCCCATCAACAGTGCCTTGAATCCCATCCTATACACATTAACCACCAGTTTCTTCAGAGAGCAGGTTGAACTTTTATGGTGCCATTGGCAAAGACAGCCAAGACTCAAACAGGACCGCAAGAGCCTCACCAGCTCTGTTATCTACACGGACCCCTCAAGGTCTTCTTTCTACCATCGCAGCTACAACCCACAGACATCTATCTTAGACATAGATGGCAGGTATAGATGA
- the rxfp2b gene encoding relaxin receptor 2b isoform X1, translating into MYDWHDATMRSVQSAAVTVFTSDLHLVWILFTISITTIKAGLESRPSEDCPLGHFPCGNMSICLPQVLHCNGQNDCANGADEDNCGDNSGWADLFDRTFKRVYPQDLATDCQVEQYPDRCQCINTEIHCVDVSLRSIPQVSSNVTSLSLKSNKIHVLPNEAFIKYIKLQRLFLQDNCISTVSIQAFSGLYKLQKLSLSQNCISLLSPGVFSDLHKLKWLILDDNPITAITANTFTGLSSLFFLSMVNTSLEQLPPTRLCIHMPFLSWLDFEGNQIQTLGLSTLLGCEHLTVLSLRANLIKSLPENTFQSLRMMGDLDLSSNLIKELPISIFKDLPSLQILNLSQNPLDHIHPGQFNHLIQLQSLGLEGVEIPNIQTNMFRPMDNLSYIYFKKFQYCSYAPHVRKCKPNSDGLSSFEDLLANVVLRVSVWVMAFITCFGNLFVIGMRTVLRAENNLHALCIKVLCCADCLMGVYLFFVGVFDVKFRGEYNKNAKLWMDSMECRIIGFLAMLSSEVSVMLLTYLTMEKFLVIVFPFSHLRPSKCQTFIVLTSIWLLGISIAAVPLLNEEMFGNYYGHNGVCFPLHSERLEKPAAKGYSTGIFLGLNLVAFLIIVVSYSSMFYSIYKTGINATELRGQLHRDVAMAHRFFFIVFSDALCWIPIFLVKILSLLEVEIPGTITSWVVIFILPINSALNPILYTLTTSFFREQVELLWCHWQRQPRLKQDRKSLTSSVIYTDPSRSSFYHRSYNPQTSILDIDGRYR; encoded by the exons ATGTACGACTGGCACGACGCCACAATGAGATCGGTTCAGTCTGCTGCTGTTACGGTTTTTACATCGGATTTACATTTGGTGTGGATATTGTTCACTATATCGATAACTACAATCAAAG CAGGTCTGGAGAGCAGGCCATCGGAGGACTGTCCACTGGGTCACTTTCCATGTGGCAATATGAGCATCTGTCTGCCACAGGTTCTGCACTGTAATGGCCAAAACGACTGTGCCAACGGAGCTGACGAGGACAACTGTG GAGATAACAGTGGATGGGCAGACCTCTTCGACCGGACTTTTAAAAGGGTTTACCCACAAGATCTTGCTACAGACTGCC AAGTGGAGCAGTACCCTGATCGGTGCCAATGCATTAACACTGAGATCCACTGTGTGGATGTCAGCTTGAGATCCATTCCACAGGTGTCATCGAATGTAACCTCCCT TTCATTGAAGAGCAACAAGATTCACGTGTTACCCAACGAGGCTTTCATCAAATACATAAAGCTACAGAGGCT gttTCTCCAGGATAATTGCATCAGTACTGTTTCCATTCAAGCTTTTAGTGGACTATATAAGCTGCAAAAACT ATCTTTGAGCCAGAACTGCATTTCCCTGCTTTCTCCTGGAGTGTTCAGTGATCTTCATAAACTCAAGTGGCT GATTTTGGATGACAATCCCATAACAGCAATTACAGCCAACACATTTACTGGCCTAAGTTCCCTCTTCTTCTT GTCAATGGTGAACACCTCTCTAGAACAGCTTCCACCCACCAGACTCTGCATCCATATGCCCTTTCTCAGCTGGCT GGATTTCGAGGGGAATCAGATTCAAACTTTGGGCTTGTCGACTTTACTCGGTTGTGAACATCTGACTGTGCT GTCGTTGAGAGCCAATCTCATCAAGAGTCTGCCAGAGAACACCTTCCAGTCTCTGCGCATGATGGGAGACCT GGATCTGTCCAGCAACTTGATAAAGGAACTTCCAATCAGTATATTCAAGGATTTACCCTCATTGCAGATTCT GAATCTGTCCCAAAACCCTCTGGACCACATCCACCCAGGCCAATTTAACCACCTAATTCAGCTCCAGTCTCT TGGCCTGGAGGGAGTGGAGATCCCAAATATCCAGACAAACATGTTCCGCCCCATGGATAACCTCTCCTACAT ATATTTCAAGAAGTTCCAGTACTGCTCCTACGCCCCACATGTCCGAAAGTGTAAACCGAACTCAGACGGTCTCTCGTCTTTTGAAGATCTGCTTGCTAATGTGGTTCTTCGTGTGTCGGTGTGGGTCATGGCTTTTATAACCTGCTTTGGAAACCTCTTTGTCATCGGGATGCGGACGGTACTGCGGGCTGAGAACAACCTGCATGCTCTCTGCATCAAGGTTTTGTGCT GTGCAGATTGCCTGATGGGGGTCTATCTGTTTTTCGTGGGGGTTTTTGATGTGAAGTTCCGTGGCGAGTACAACAAGAATGCTAAACTGTGGATGGACAGCATGGAGTGTCGTATCATCGGCTTCCTGGCCATGTTGTCCTCTGAGGTTTCCGTCATGCTGCTCACTTATTTGACCATGGAGAAGTTCCTGGTCATTGTGTTTCCTTTCAGCCACTTGCGACCGAGCAAGTGCCAAACATTCATCGTTTTGACCTCTATATGGCTGCTGGGTATCTCTATAGCTGCAGTGCCTCTGCTTAATGAGGAGATGTTTGGGAATTATTACGGACACAATGGAGTGTGTTTCCCTCTTCACTCTGAACGACTGGAAAAGCCTGCTGCAAAGGGATATTCCACTGGAATTTTCCTTG GACTTAACTTGGTGGCCTTCCTCATCATTGTCGTCTCCTACTCCAGCATGTTTTACTCCATCTATAAGACAGGCATCAATGCCACAGAGCTGCGTGGACAGCTGCACAGGGATGTGGCAATGGCACATCGATTTTTCTTCATCGTGTTCTCTGACGCCCTCTGCTGGATTCCCATATTCCTGGTCAAAATCCTCTCCCTGCTAGAAGTTGAGATACCAG GAACAATCACATCTTGGGTGGTGATCTTCATCCTCCCCATCAACAGTGCCTTGAATCCCATCCTATACACATTAACCACCAGTTTCTTCAGAGAGCAGGTTGAACTTTTATGGTGCCATTGGCAAAGACAGCCAAGACTCAAACAGGACCGCAAGAGCCTCACCAGCTCTGTTATCTACACGGACCCCTCAAGGTCTTCTTTCTACCATCGCAGCTACAACCCACAGACATCTATCTTAGACATAGATGGCAGGTATAGATGA
- the rxfp2b gene encoding relaxin receptor 2b isoform X3, producing the protein MYDWHDATMRSVQSAAVTVFTSDLHLVWILFTISITTIKGDNSGWADLFDRTFKRVYPQDLATDCQVEQYPDRCQCINTEIHCVDVSLRSIPQVSSNVTSLSLKSNKIHVLPNEAFIKYIKLQRLFLQDNCISTVSIQAFSGLYKLQKLSLSQNCISLLSPGVFSDLHKLKWLILDDNPITAITANTFTGLSSLFFLSMVNTSLEQLPPTRLCIHMPFLSWLDFEGNQIQTLGLSTLLGCEHLTVLSLRANLIKSLPENTFQSLRMMGDLDLSSNLIKELPISIFKDLPSLQILNLSQNPLDHIHPGQFNHLIQLQSLGLEGVEIPNIQTNMFRPMDNLSYIYFKKFQYCSYAPHVRKCKPNSDGLSSFEDLLANVVLRVSVWVMAFITCFGNLFVIGMRTVLRAENNLHALCIKVLCCADCLMGVYLFFVGVFDVKFRGEYNKNAKLWMDSMECRIIGFLAMLSSEVSVMLLTYLTMEKFLVIVFPFSHLRPSKCQTFIVLTSIWLLGISIAAVPLLNEEMFGNYYGHNGVCFPLHSERLEKPAAKGYSTGIFLGLNLVAFLIIVVSYSSMFYSIYKTGINATELRGQLHRDVAMAHRFFFIVFSDALCWIPIFLVKILSLLEVEIPGTITSWVVIFILPINSALNPILYTLTTSFFREQVELLWCHWQRQPRLKQDRKSLTSSVIYTDPSRSSFYHRSYNPQTSILDIDGRYR; encoded by the exons ATGTACGACTGGCACGACGCCACAATGAGATCGGTTCAGTCTGCTGCTGTTACGGTTTTTACATCGGATTTACATTTGGTGTGGATATTGTTCACTATATCGATAACTACAATCAAAG GAGATAACAGTGGATGGGCAGACCTCTTCGACCGGACTTTTAAAAGGGTTTACCCACAAGATCTTGCTACAGACTGCC AAGTGGAGCAGTACCCTGATCGGTGCCAATGCATTAACACTGAGATCCACTGTGTGGATGTCAGCTTGAGATCCATTCCACAGGTGTCATCGAATGTAACCTCCCT TTCATTGAAGAGCAACAAGATTCACGTGTTACCCAACGAGGCTTTCATCAAATACATAAAGCTACAGAGGCT gttTCTCCAGGATAATTGCATCAGTACTGTTTCCATTCAAGCTTTTAGTGGACTATATAAGCTGCAAAAACT ATCTTTGAGCCAGAACTGCATTTCCCTGCTTTCTCCTGGAGTGTTCAGTGATCTTCATAAACTCAAGTGGCT GATTTTGGATGACAATCCCATAACAGCAATTACAGCCAACACATTTACTGGCCTAAGTTCCCTCTTCTTCTT GTCAATGGTGAACACCTCTCTAGAACAGCTTCCACCCACCAGACTCTGCATCCATATGCCCTTTCTCAGCTGGCT GGATTTCGAGGGGAATCAGATTCAAACTTTGGGCTTGTCGACTTTACTCGGTTGTGAACATCTGACTGTGCT GTCGTTGAGAGCCAATCTCATCAAGAGTCTGCCAGAGAACACCTTCCAGTCTCTGCGCATGATGGGAGACCT GGATCTGTCCAGCAACTTGATAAAGGAACTTCCAATCAGTATATTCAAGGATTTACCCTCATTGCAGATTCT GAATCTGTCCCAAAACCCTCTGGACCACATCCACCCAGGCCAATTTAACCACCTAATTCAGCTCCAGTCTCT TGGCCTGGAGGGAGTGGAGATCCCAAATATCCAGACAAACATGTTCCGCCCCATGGATAACCTCTCCTACAT ATATTTCAAGAAGTTCCAGTACTGCTCCTACGCCCCACATGTCCGAAAGTGTAAACCGAACTCAGACGGTCTCTCGTCTTTTGAAGATCTGCTTGCTAATGTGGTTCTTCGTGTGTCGGTGTGGGTCATGGCTTTTATAACCTGCTTTGGAAACCTCTTTGTCATCGGGATGCGGACGGTACTGCGGGCTGAGAACAACCTGCATGCTCTCTGCATCAAGGTTTTGTGCT GTGCAGATTGCCTGATGGGGGTCTATCTGTTTTTCGTGGGGGTTTTTGATGTGAAGTTCCGTGGCGAGTACAACAAGAATGCTAAACTGTGGATGGACAGCATGGAGTGTCGTATCATCGGCTTCCTGGCCATGTTGTCCTCTGAGGTTTCCGTCATGCTGCTCACTTATTTGACCATGGAGAAGTTCCTGGTCATTGTGTTTCCTTTCAGCCACTTGCGACCGAGCAAGTGCCAAACATTCATCGTTTTGACCTCTATATGGCTGCTGGGTATCTCTATAGCTGCAGTGCCTCTGCTTAATGAGGAGATGTTTGGGAATTATTACGGACACAATGGAGTGTGTTTCCCTCTTCACTCTGAACGACTGGAAAAGCCTGCTGCAAAGGGATATTCCACTGGAATTTTCCTTG GACTTAACTTGGTGGCCTTCCTCATCATTGTCGTCTCCTACTCCAGCATGTTTTACTCCATCTATAAGACAGGCATCAATGCCACAGAGCTGCGTGGACAGCTGCACAGGGATGTGGCAATGGCACATCGATTTTTCTTCATCGTGTTCTCTGACGCCCTCTGCTGGATTCCCATATTCCTGGTCAAAATCCTCTCCCTGCTAGAAGTTGAGATACCAG GAACAATCACATCTTGGGTGGTGATCTTCATCCTCCCCATCAACAGTGCCTTGAATCCCATCCTATACACATTAACCACCAGTTTCTTCAGAGAGCAGGTTGAACTTTTATGGTGCCATTGGCAAAGACAGCCAAGACTCAAACAGGACCGCAAGAGCCTCACCAGCTCTGTTATCTACACGGACCCCTCAAGGTCTTCTTTCTACCATCGCAGCTACAACCCACAGACATCTATCTTAGACATAGATGGCAGGTATAGATGA